CTTTCACTTTTGGCCACTACAGCCTGTGATGCAACGAGTGCAAGCTAAAAGCAGTGGTCACAGCTACAAGATTCTGCAGTCGGATGGAGACACGGATCAAAAACAACAAATCATCCTAGGCCGAGCATCTACCTACGGGTCCAAAGCGAAGAACAACCAAGTTCTTTGGAAGGGAATCGTCGACAGCTAAGTAGGAGTATTCAGAGTTTTATCTCCCTGACCCGAACTTGATAACGGGTCATGAatgtactacctccgtttcagtttacaagtcctacgcgcaTACCTAGGTAGCCAATTTTATCATCCTAatgtaaactatataacacaaaaattataccttttgaaagtagaaactccgaagttgttgatatattttttataatatatgacttgtattaggttggtcaaattgatagCCTAGGagtacgcgcacgccctgtaaaccaAGAGAGAGGTAGTATGTATCTATGGAACATACAGGGATTAAACAAATAGGTTTAGGTGACCGACAGCCAATTAGCATCACCAGGCACAAGACATGTTCTGTCCAGTTATTTAGGGAAGGAAACCTGTGTGTTCATGATGATTATGCTACCCCAGGTAGAACCTGGGCCAGCTTAATCATGTGATGATTATGATAATAGTATTCAACAAAAGAATCATGTCAGCACCATATATGGAGCTGAAATCATGGGCGGGAACTTGTCAAGAAACCATTATCCCCAAAAAGCCCTCCAAATAACCCTGTCCGTGTCAAGGTCGATCGGCATGGGGAAAAAATTATAAGCGTCCACCTCCACACGTGAGACACGACACGCGGCCTTTTTGCAAAGGAAGCGAACAGCGATGGACCGTTTGTTTGTTtataatcatatatatatatatatgtcaattAACAGTGCCCTAATAGGAGCGGCTAATTAACGGTGGGATTAATGAATAACTAGGTGGTGGATCTGGTTAATTtccccatcatcttcatcaacctAGACAACCATTTGCCGAGAGAGGGCAACCACAAGCAACACATGGGTTTAGTCCTTTTAGAGGCTATGATGAAGTATGGTCCATGGGATTGGGATGATCTCCGGTGCTTTTCCGAGCGTGAACAGGAGAGATGTGGCGTGGATCCCAGCTTCCAACTGAGCCATGGCAAAAAGGAAGGGCAGACGCATGTGAGCGAGAAAGGTTTGCCTAGATCTTCTTGTCCCCATCAGCTAGCACCACCGGGATGGCTAAGCAACGGGCAAATTTACTTTCCTTTCGCTGCTAGTAGAGTAGTACACACGAGACACGACGTACCACTACTAccactagttcttcttcttcctgtgTTGTGTCTAGGGGTTTCTTCTCTTGTTGATGGGCCTTTTCGTTTTTCCACTGCCCCAATCACGCAAAGCTTTCGGTACGCACACGTCTCGGTCCTCTCCTCTGCAGAAACACCCACCCCACCTAATAATTGAGGTGATTTCCGTCTAGCTCTCTCTACTGGCCTACCGTGGGCGTGGAGCATTAGCAAAAGGAGTTTCGGTCAAAACGTGTGTGTTTGATTTGATAACAACAACATAAAATATTTCAAGACTTGTGCAGGTCATATTTCATTTCCAAGTGAAATTCACCTAGCTTGTCAGGCACAAAAGACTTGATTTCCGCTTGTCAGAGACCTACGATTTCTGTACAGTACTCCTATATAGGAGTAGTGCCTGATTATGGGGTGACAATGCAGAGCTGCTTTTGCTGATAAGTGGTAATGACATGTGTGGCTCTGAGACTAGCTTAACAGTTGTGGAATAATAATTCTCCAGTATAGTATTGGTGTTAGAGAAGCCGTCGGTTGCAAAGGACGGAGTAGACTCGAAACACAAGGCCCATTTGGAATAGCCGTCCTCGGTTTCTTGGCCGTCTGCTAAATGCTGACTAGGTTTCGTACACAAAACCCTATAACTACTAACTAGTCTGGTCAAATCAGGGCAAATCAGAGAGTTTTTGCCTTTGCCTACCGACCAGGCTCGAGAGCAGAGCCCCCGACCCCGATACGATCCTCCTTCCCCACCGTACATGACCATATCTCCAGCAGGGACGCAGCTTCGGTGCCTACCCACATGTCATGAACACAAAGATAGAtgtcttaaggcaccgaagcatcgtCCCTCCAGGAGCCAGCCTATCCCTATCTAGGAGTATGTACTACTCCTACTATCCAGCATGAGTCCAGGTGCATGTAGTGCGTCCCATCAGGCGTTTCTGAATCCGTAACGTAGCACATGACATGACACACCGCACTTGCAACACCTCTTGTATTCTTGCAGGGAGGAGGCTTGGGTGCTTGCAGATGGTTCCACGGGACAGGACAGGACGGGGGCAGCCAGGATCAGTGGACCGATGGAGAGGAGAGGAAAGAGGGAGGGGACAGGGGCACGGTGTACCATCGCTATTGCTATAGAATAGTGGCAATTATTGGTATTGGTACGCTGGTTGCCAAACTCGCCATTTGTCGCCTGCCAACCATGGTTATCCTTTCCTCACTCGCCCTAAACACACCAGTATGCAAGTGGATCGGCCCGGCATGTCAGTAGGTCTCTCTCTAGGGGGTGAGAAAATGTAGTAGTACTAGCATTTGGCTGGCTGCCCTAGCCTGGGCCTGGGCCTGGGCCTGGATGGGTCGTTTTCGTCCTAGATTCACCGTTGGCGCGTGGTACGCAGGGCCAAGttgggagaaaatgatgaacggaTTTGGAGGGGACAGGCTTGCGGTGCAAAAGCTGAATCTAACACCAACTTGCATTCCTTCCATTCCAAGTGACTAGAGCTTAGAATTATCAACTTAATGATTAAGAGACACTAAATTGGCCAGCCTTATTCCTCTGCTCTTTATTGCACTACGCtacgagcttcttgtccactagtagCATGCTGGGGGCAGTCAACAGTACCATATGTGGTCTCTATACTGGCTGGACTAGTATTTCTCACGACTTCTAAGGCCACGCATGCAACTTtgacccatgtcatccatgattatCATAATAATCTACTGGAGTAAGTAGGAAATGAGTTAAGCAAGCAAGAGAGCGTGCACCAAGTAGTAACTCGTTAGCTTACCGGAACTGCTTGGTGTGCGGGATGCGCTCCTTGAGCTTGCTCTTCTTGGTCGAGGCCCCCTCGATGGCTGCCACCTTGCCCACGTCGATGTCGTAGAGCATGGAGGTGTCGGCGGGCAGCTGGACGCCGCGCTTGCGCCACGCGGCCACGACCACGGCGGCGATCTGGGTCAGCGGGCTCCCGGCCAGCTTCTTGAACCGGTACCTGCGGGTGCCGGCGAGGAACACCACCAGCCCGGCGGCGATGGAGACAGCGCAGGCGCCGTAGCCCCAGGGCCGGCCCAGGTTGTCCTGGACGTAGACGAGCACGGTGACGGCGAGCAGGGAGCCGaggctgatgaagaagaagaaccagtTGAAGAAGCGCATCATCTGCGACTTCTCGGTGCGGTCCGACTCGTCGAACTGGTCCGACCCGAAGCCGGAGACGCTCGACTTGAGCCCGCCGGTGCCCAGAGCCGTCAGGTACAGCGCCAGGTACAGCACGCCCAGCTGGGCGCCCGAAGCGCGGGAGCAGGTCCCTatcccgccgccctccgccgtgcaCGCCGGCGGCCGCAGCCCCGGCGCCGCCGTTGAGATCGTCAGGATCGTCACGCCCTGCACGTACGTAAGATGCTTCTGGATTACTATCTATCGCAACTATTACTCTGTACTTAAGAGAGAGATAAAATTCTTCCTTGCAAAGAAAAAAAGATATCATGGGAAAATTTCAGATTTAATCTCATGCGAATTACTGATCTCCGAATTAAGAGGATGAAGTAGTAGTCCTAATCATCCACTGTGGCATACGGAGGACCCATAGTCCCATACGCGATCTTGGAAGCATATATTAGACCCATGATGATTAAACAGTGTTGGTTTGGTGGCCGTTCTTTTCACAGCAGTATATCGATGGAGTTAATACGTGTGTTCCACTTGTTAAAAAAAGGAACTACGTATTACAGATTGATATTTCTCTTGTTTTGAAGAGActaactaacaacctaccaccaaaAGAACGGGATCTTTTATTTAGGAAGAAAAAAAGGGGTCAAGCAGTTAAAACTTGCACGGCGAGGGAGAGGGACGGCAAAGCAGCAAAGTCAAAGGTAGGAGAGGAGTACTCACGGATGCCTGGATGGCGGTGAAGATGGCGATGGTGAGGTAGCGGCCGAGGAAGGAGTCGGCGACGAAGCCGCCGAGGAGGCAGAGCATGAAGGAGGTGCCCATGAAGTTTGTGACGACGTTGGCCGCCTCTGCGTTGCCGACGTGCATCGTGGCCGTGAGGTACGTGACCAGGTTGACCGCGATCCCCAGCGTGGTGAGCCTCTCGTTGAGCTCCGCCACCAGGATCATGGAGGCGGCGCCCCAGCGGCCGGTGGTggaccgggcggcggggcggccgcGGTAGTCCCACGCGTCGCCGAGGACCTCGGCCTGCGCCGCCGCATTGGTCTGGGGGAGAAGGCCGACCATCGTTGCCGGCCGGCGGGGAGGATCTGTGGTGCGGGTTGGCCGGTGTGTATGTATGTATGGGGGTGTGTGTGTGGCGGGTTGGAGGTGGCGGGCGCGGTATATATACCCGCGGGCGCGGCAACGGCGGGGGTATTCTGGGCAGAATCTCGTGCTTCGCCTTTTggggaagaagaaagagatgattTGTTTAGCTGGggactctcctctcctctcctctggaCGAGGGTGATTATATTATACGTATGCAATAATAAGAATGATCTAATCTAAATTATCTGCGCTGAGATAAGGGCGGTTGCGGCTCCTTCCCTTCCCTTCCGTGGGAGGATAAGGGAAGGGCAATTGGTTTGGTTTTGTTGGGGTTGTGGGGGTACGTGGATGGTTGATATCGCTGGGCGGCAACCGGCCGCCGGCTTCTCCACACTACACGGCCATGCCTATCGCCTATCGCCTATCGCAGTCGCAGCGCACGCACACGTCCGCCGGTCGCACAAGGGTAGATGAAAGTAATCGACCAAcataaggttcaaattcaaatcaaATTACCACAAAGAAATAGAGGTAAAACTCTCTTTATAAATGATCACATCAACTAGCAGATATATAAATGAACCCATCAACCAGCACAAGAGTTGGACGCGCTTTGCTGCGTCGTTGGTATTTTTTTAATACTTCCATACTCCTTTTGTTTTAAaatataagagcatctacagccgggcttGGCAAATCGAACCCCTCAAACGCCCACGGACGCGACCGACAGTGACCGGTCAAGTCTTAAATATTTGATTCTACAACCGCATACCTCAAACTAGAAACCTCGAATCCATATCATTACATACATACAATATGATACCTAATCAAAGCGGAACTCCCTTGGTTCTACCGTGCACATGTCCGGCGGCCAGCTGTGCTCCCTAGAGTGTTG
This portion of the Triticum dicoccoides isolate Atlit2015 ecotype Zavitan chromosome 7A, WEW_v2.0, whole genome shotgun sequence genome encodes:
- the LOC119327411 gene encoding protein NRT1/ PTR FAMILY 6.3-like — encoded protein: MVGLLPQTNAAAQAEVLGDAWDYRGRPAARSTTGRWGAASMILVAELNERLTTLGIAVNLVTYLTATMHVGNAEAANVVTNFMGTSFMLCLLGGFVADSFLGRYLTIAIFTAIQASGVTILTISTAAPGLRPPACTAEGGGIGTCSRASGAQLGVLYLALYLTALGTGGLKSSVSGFGSDQFDESDRTEKSQMMRFFNWFFFFISLGSLLAVTVLVYVQDNLGRPWGYGACAVSIAAGLVVFLAGTRRYRFKKLAGSPLTQIAAVVVAAWRKRGVQLPADTSMLYDIDVGKVAAIEGASTKKSKLKERIPHTKQFRFLDHAAINSDPAGEPTKWQLATLTDVEEVKTVARMLPIWATTIMFWTVYAQMTTFSVSQATTMDRHIGPSFQIPAGSLTVFFVGSILLTVPIYDRIVVPVSRRLNGNPHGLTPLQRIGIGLVLSILAMTSAALVEVKRLRVARDSAVPAGAPVPMTVFWLIPQFFFVGAGEAFTYIGQLDFFLRECPKGMKTMSTGLFLSTLSLGFFVSSALVTVVHKITGDRRPWIADDLNKGELYKFYWLLAGVCLANLVVYLFAARWYKYKAGRPGADGSVNGVEMADAESCLH